The region CCAGAAACAGGCAGGCCGGCAGTTTCTCCCGTGGCGTGACGCGCACCACTCAACTCACCTCGGGGTCGGGACTACGGGTAACTAGCCGGTCGGACGATTGCCTGATTCTTCCCCTCGGGAGAGGAAGGTCCACGCGCATAGGGTCACAGCGGAGCAACAGCATCCGTTTCCCCTCAGAAATCCACGTAGCCAGCACGAGGGGCGATCTGATTGGCTCTCACCGCTGTTATCGCTTCGCCCATTCAGCAAGAATCTTCTTTTCAGCGGCCGCAGCCACCCTGGGCATACTCGGCCTGACTGCTCCGCAGGTCGCAGCGGCCGACCGGCCGATTCCCAGCATTTCGGCCAAGGCCGACAAGAACGCCAGGGCAATTGCAGCGGAGAATCCCGCTGCAGTCGTAGCAGCCGCAACTGTCTGCGGTACGGGATACAATCTCTACAAGGCCGAGCAGTTGCCCGACGCCTCGCGCCTGGGGACCCTCTTCGTCTACGTCAAGGGATCCAACCCCGCGAGTAATGACGCTCCTACGTGCGCCATCTTCGATAACAACACGAGTGGCGCGAAGTGGATGAAGCTCAAGCTCTGCTCGAACTGCACGGCAGAGGGCTGTGCGAGTGACGAGGGCAACTTCAGCCAGTACGCAGGACCTGTCTACCGCGCCCACGGCGGTTGCGGCACGGTCACCGCACTGATGAAGAACACCTCAAGCTCAAGCACATACCTCGTCAACGCCGTTCGAGACTCGACGAACTGCAACTAGGCAGCGCCGCACGAGCCGCAAGCCCGGGGCTCCATGCTGTCTCACGGAATGGAATCCCGGGCGCACTCCTGGTCTCAGTTGAGCTCTTCGCCTTTCAGTGGGGCCTTTGAGAGGCAATCAGAGGCTGCTCCGCCATAGAACGCGCCCAGTGGACGTATAGGGGTGCGCTGCCCCGCGCTCGCGCCTGAACACCGGCTGATCAAGGCACCGTTGAGGTCCGTCTCCCTCCGGCTGATCGACGATTGACGACGCACATAAGTCGCCCTCGCATGCGCGCCCAACTGCAAGAACGACGCCACGGTCAACGCCAAGTTGTTCACCGGCAGCGGCAAGCCGACGGCCATCGCCTCGGGCAGACTCGGCCATCTCGACCGCACGCAGGGTGAGGTGGGCAAGATCTTCCTCACCGGCCACCCCACGGGCACCCCCGCGACCGCGGGAACCGGCGTCAACGCCCAGGCCGACACCGATGTCTCCTCCCACGGCCGCCTCACAGTCGACCCGGTCTCATCTCTGGTACGCGCCGGCCTGGCTCACGTCAAGGCAGTGCGCTCACGCAGAGCGTGCGGCAGGAAGCCGTCGACGGCTCAGGGAACAACCCCTCTCCGGCCCTTGGTACGACCACCGCGACGCACCCCAACTGACGCGCACCGCTGCGACCGCTGGTGCACCGTGTCCCGCAACGACATCAACGCACAAGCGCTGCAGCCGGTTCGGTCGTGAAGACGATTTCCTCGCCAACTCCGGCATCCCGGCAGCGGTCTGGGCCGGAGGTCCAGGAGCGCGGGGCACACAGTTCCTGGTCCAGTCCACCGTCCGCGTGCCCGCGCCGACCTGCGTCATCAGGGAGACGACGACCTGGGTGTTCCCAGGCGGCGCCAGGGCGTGTCCGATGGGTCGCATTCGATTCAGACATCCAACGGCCGTCTTGGCATGCCGCCCATTGGCGCTTCGTCAGTCCGCTAGTGTGCGGCCATGTTGCAGACGAGATTCACCGATATGTTTGGGCTTGCTCATCCGGTGATGTCGGCCCCCATGGCTCTGCACAGCGGCGGAACACTCGCTGCCGCGGTCTCCGCCGCCGGCGGCCTCGGCTGTTTCGGGGGTACGCATCCCTGGAAGGGACCCGACTGGATCCGTGCGGAGATCGCGACCATCCGTGCCACGACGGACCGGCCGTTCGCAGTCGGGTTCATCACGCCGTTCCTCCCTTTCACCGAGGCGCTGTTCGACGCCACGCTGGAGGAGCGGCCGGCAGTCGTCGCATTGTCGTTCGCCGATCCCCAGCCGTGGCTTGCCCGGGCCAAGGACGCGGGAGCCCGGGTGATGTGCCAGGTCCAGAACTACGAGGACGCCGAGGCGGCGGTTGCCGCGGGGGCCGATGTCCTCGTGGCGCAGGGCAACGAGGCCGGCGGTCACACCGGGACGATGGGTCTGCTGCCGTTCCTGACCGGGATCGTGCGCAGGTACCCCGATGTCCCGGTGCTGGCCGCAGGCGGCATTGGCGACGGCCGAACGCTCGCGGCCGTCCTCACCGCCGGCGCGGACGGTGCCTGGCTGGGCACGGCGTTCCTTGCCACACCCGAGGCGGTCGAGGTGCACGACATCCACAAGCGCCTGATCGTCGAGAGCGACGGCGGCGACACCGTATGGACACGGGCCTACGACATCGTGTCAGGACTGCCGTGGCCGACCGGTATCGGTGAACGCGTCCGCCGCAACCGGTTCACCGACGAGTGGGCGGAGCGCGAATCAACCCTGCGGGACCGCGCGGAGGAATTGAGGCCTGAGGAAGCCGCCAACCCCTTCGGGGCCCCGCCCGACCCCGACACGGGTGAGATCATCTACGGCCAGTCGGCGTCCTTCGTCGATGGCGTACGCCCGGCCGCCGACGTGGTCCGCGCGATCAGCGACGAGGCCGAAGCGATCCTGGTTTCGCGGCCTCGCTCGCTACTCGGCCGACCGACAACCTGATCGGCGTGGCAGCCGGCCCCGACGGAAACGGCCGCACACGCCCGTGCCGTGTGGCACTGACACCAAGGGTCACGGTGCCGTGGCAGACACAGGCCCGCCTGCCAGAGCGCGTGGCCACGCGAACGCGTTCCAGGACCGCGATCATCTGCGAAACGATCCCCCTGTCGCCGGTCAGGGCTGGATGTTCTCCAGGTCCTCCAGGAGGCGTGGGTGCTTCGGCTCCCAGCCGAGTGCCTGGCGGGTGTGGGTGCTGGAGGAGGGCTGGTCGGTCGCGAAGATCGGGCCGAGAGGACCGTAGGTCTCCGACGGGACCGACTCGACCGGCAGGCCCAGCCGTCGGCCGATGACCGCGGCGATGTCCCGCACCTTGTCTCCCTCGTCGGCCACGGCATGCCAGGAGGTACCGGCCGGCGCCTGCTCCAGGGCGAGGCGGAAGAGGACTGCCGCGTCGAGCGCGTGCACGGCCGGCCAACGCTGTGCGCCGTCGCCCGGGTAGCCGGACACTCCGGTCTGGCGTGCGATGCCGGTCAGCAGACCGGCGAACCCTCCCGTGCCCTGGTAGTGAACCGTGCGTGGCATGCGTACGGCCGTGCTCCGGACTCCGCGCGAGGCCAAGCCCAGAACCGCCGTGACCGCGCGACCGCGACCACCCACCGGCCCGTCGGTCGGCAGCGGGTCGGCCTCGGTGGAGACGCGGCCCGGCACATAGGGCGTACCCGAGACGGTGACGAAGGGGCGGTCGCTGCCGACGAGTTCCTCGCCGAGGGTCGCGAGGGCGGCACTTTCCTCGGCGACCGCCTTCGCGAGGGCGTCGGGGCTGCTGAAGTCGTTGGCGAATGCCAGGTGGATCACCCCGTCGGCCTGAGCGACGCCGGCGCGAAGGATGTCCAGATCGGCGAGACCTCCCCGGAGCGGTTCGGCGCCGGTCGCCTCGGCGACCAGCGCGGACGCGTCGGAACGGGCGAGCGCGAGGACGGTGTGGCCGTTGCCGAGCAGTTCGGCGACGACGGCGGAACCGATCAGACCGGTGCCGCCGGTGACAAAGACGCGCATGAAACTCTCCCCCAAGTGATGGGACTCTTGTCCCATCACCATAGCAGGGTGATGGGACAAGAGTCCCATCACGTACGATGGCCCCATGGGTCGATGGGAACCAGGCGCACGCGAACGCCTCGTCATGGCCGCCGTCGACCTGTTCACCGAGCAGGGGTACGACGCCACGACGGTCGCGCAGATCGCCGAGCGCGCAGGAGTCACCAAAAGCACCTTCTTCCGGCACTTCCCCGACAAGCGCGAGCTGCTGGTGGCCGGACAGGAGACGCTGAGCCGACTACTGGCCGAGGGGATCGCCGAGGCGCCCGGTGATGCCAGCCCGCTCGAGGCGGTCGCCGCCGGTCTTGAGCGCGCCTCGAGCGCGATGGGCCCCATGAATCGCGAGCTCGCCCCGCGCCTGAAGGCGGCCGTCGCCGCCAGCGCCGAGCTTCAAGAACGTGACGCCCTCAAGAGCGTCAGCCTCGCGGCCGCGATGACAGTCGCTCTGGTCGCCCGCGGCGTACCCGATCCGACCGCGGCTCTCGCGGGCGAGCTGGGCGTCCTCGCGTTCAAACGGGGGTACGCCGAATGGTCCGAGGGCGACCGCGACGCCAAGGACGGGCTCGCCGAGTACACCCTGGCGGCCCTGGACGAGTTGCGTGCGGCGAGCGCATCGCTGGGCTGACCGGACAAACCTCACCGTCGTTCACAGAACTGCGGTCACAGCCGTTTTCCAGAGTCCTCATCAGTTTCCGGAGCCGGGTGGTCTCGTCGCGGATTCAGGACCCGGGCTTGGCCTTTCGGGCATGCTGTGCGGTCTTCAGGTTTCCGGCAGGAAGCGGTTCTCGAGGGCCGTGCGGCGAGTGGCGGCGTCTGTCGCTGCATGGTTGATCGGGATGACGGCCGACGTCCAGACGCAGGACGTGCTCATCTCCGCTGCGATCTTCTCCCGGTCCACATACAGCTCGCGTGCCTCAGGGGCGAGGACGATCCAGCGGGTGAGGTCGGTTCGCGGTAGGGCACGGCCGAGGCCGCCTCACGGCTGGACCGTTGGACCCGACAGCCACGGCTTCGACGGCGGCAAGCTCATCAATGGCATGCCTCGGGGCGTCGCCGCGCTTTCAGGCCGGCTCTACCGCGGCCCGGCGCGGTGGCTGTGCCCCTCCCGAGGGACTCAGCGGGCCCACCGGCTCCCCTGCGTCTCGTCGAGCGGCCCTGGACGGCGTCAACGGACGAGCAGTTCACGAACGCGGCAAGGATGCGGGGGCAACTCGCCCGTGGCACCGTTCGGCTCAGTTGTCCGCCGTATCCGCGGTGCCGGTCGAGAACGGGGGCTTGGGCGTCTGCCGCACGGCGCGCAGCGCGAGGGAGAGTTCGGTGATGCCGCGCGGATCGGTGAGGGAGCGGCCCGTACGCTCGGCGATGCGGCGCAGGCGCAGGCGCACCGTGTTGGGATGAACGTACAGACGCTTGGCGGCCTCCTCGGCCGATCCACCGGGTCGAACCAGGCGTCCAGCGTGTCCAACAGCAACTCACAATCGCCGGCCGGCAGGGCCTCGATCGGGCCGAGGACGGTGGTGGCGACGCGGGCCATGACGTCGGGGGCGCCGGCTGACGCGACCGCAACCGGGGAGTCGTCGAAGACGGTCACGGCGCCGCTCTCCGCGTCGCCGCCGCGCATGGCGACCTTGGCGAAGCGCAGGGCTTCCCCCGTGCGGCACAGGTCGTCGTAGGAGGGGCTCACCCCAACCCGCTGCTTCGTGTGCTGGCGCAGCACCTCGGCGAGGTCGTTCAGGTCCCGCGGGGTACGCAGGTACACGATGCCCAGCTGCATATCGGGGCGCAGCCGCCAGGCGGACCGAATTCCCTGCCGACTCAGGAGGGCCGCAGCCTCCGGCAGGGCCTGTCGACCGATGTGCGGTACCTCTGCGGCGACCACGGTGAACGGGCCCTTGCGCGGCACGCCCAGAACCTCCGCCGCGGACCACGCGGCGTCGGCGTCC is a window of Streptomyces sp. NBC_00271 DNA encoding:
- a CDS encoding NAD(P)H-dependent flavin oxidoreductase; translation: MLQTRFTDMFGLAHPVMSAPMALHSGGTLAAAVSAAGGLGCFGGTHPWKGPDWIRAEIATIRATTDRPFAVGFITPFLPFTEALFDATLEERPAVVALSFADPQPWLARAKDAGARVMCQVQNYEDAEAAVAAGADVLVAQGNEAGGHTGTMGLLPFLTGIVRRYPDVPVLAAGGIGDGRTLAAVLTAGADGAWLGTAFLATPEAVEVHDIHKRLIVESDGGDTVWTRAYDIVSGLPWPTGIGERVRRNRFTDEWAERESTLRDRAEELRPEEAANPFGAPPDPDTGEIIYGQSASFVDGVRPAADVVRAISDEAEAILVSRPRSLLGRPTT
- a CDS encoding SDR family oxidoreductase; translated protein: MRVFVTGGTGLIGSAVVAELLGNGHTVLALARSDASALVAEATGAEPLRGGLADLDILRAGVAQADGVIHLAFANDFSSPDALAKAVAEESAALATLGEELVGSDRPFVTVSGTPYVPGRVSTEADPLPTDGPVGGRGRAVTAVLGLASRGVRSTAVRMPRTVHYQGTGGFAGLLTGIARQTGVSGYPGDGAQRWPAVHALDAAVLFRLALEQAPAGTSWHAVADEGDKVRDIAAVIGRRLGLPVESVPSETYGPLGPIFATDQPSSSTHTRQALGWEPKHPRLLEDLENIQP
- a CDS encoding TetR/AcrR family transcriptional regulator, whose amino-acid sequence is MGRWEPGARERLVMAAVDLFTEQGYDATTVAQIAERAGVTKSTFFRHFPDKRELLVAGQETLSRLLAEGIAEAPGDASPLEAVAAGLERASSAMGPMNRELAPRLKAAVAASAELQERDALKSVSLAAAMTVALVARGVPDPTAALAGELGVLAFKRGYAEWSEGDRDAKDGLAEYTLAALDELRAASASLG
- a CDS encoding PucR family transcriptional regulator — translated: MVEKEINALATVLLERVGQLAKEMAARIRAGSRDYHYDVVPAEELEAACRTHLGNALRTLTGQVPVDTEAAARIGRRRALQNVPLPAVMTAYRIGVKYFWEAVLAEATTNPEVGSDMLVAAASAMWVLQDGITEAMVSGYHDAVAERLVAHEHERSALVEALLEGRSMDADAAWSAAEVLGVPRKGPFTVVAAEVPHIGRQALPEAAALLSRQGIRSAWRLRPDMQLGIVYLRTPRDLNDLAEVLRQHTKQRVGVSPSYDDLCRTGEALRFAKVAMRGGDAESGAVTVFDDSPVAVASAGAPDVMARVATTVLGPIEALPAGDCELLLDTLDAWFDPVDRPRRPPSVCTFIPTRCACACAASPSVRAAPSPIRAASPNSPSRCAPCGRRPSPRSRPAPRIRRTTEPNGATGELPPHPCRVRELLVR